DNA sequence from the Streptomyces cinnabarinus genome:
GGTCCGGGCGAGCGCCGTGACGTCGAGAGGCTCGGTGTACTCGCGGTCCATGCGGTCGCGCGCCCGGCGCAGCCGGACCAGGTCCTCGGTGTTCACCGGTCCAGGATGACAGAAGCCGAAAGGGGCCCGGCCGGTGAACGGCCGGGCCCCTTCGGAAGTTCGTCAGGCCTTCTTGGTCTCCCAGAAGATCTTGTCGATCTGGGCGATGTAGTCCAGGGCCTTCTGACCGGTCGCCGGGTCGGTGGACGCCTTGGCGGCCGAGAGGGCCTTGAGGGCGTCGTTGACCAGCTGGTGCAGCTCCGGGTACTTCTCGAAGTGCGGGGGCTTGAAGTAGTCGCTCCACAGGACCGACACGTGGTGCTTGGCGAGCTCGGCGCGCTGCTCCTTGATGACGGTCGCACGGGCCTGGAAGTGC
Encoded proteins:
- the sodN gene encoding superoxide dismutase, Ni, whose product is MLSRLFAPKVKVSAHCDLPCGVYDPAQARIEAESVKAVQDKMAANDDPHFQARATVIKEQRAELAKHHVSVLWSDYFKPPHFEKYPELHQLVNDALKALSAAKASTDPATGQKALDYIAQIDKIFWETKKA